Part of the Flagellimonas eckloniae genome, TGAACGATCTACTGTACGTTTTTATGATTAGTTAAACGATTGCCTAAACTCCAATGGGGTGAGTTTGGTTTTTGCTTTAAAGAACTTGCTGAACGATTGTGGGTGTTCAAAACCCAAAACAAAAGCAATCTCGCTCACGGATTGACGGGTCGTGGAAAGTTCTTCCTTTGCTTTTTCTATCAACTTATGATGAATATGCTGTTGGGCATTTTGCCCGGTCAGTGAGCGTAACATATCACTTAAATAGTTGGGAGATACGTTGACCTGGTCAGCTAAATAGTGAACCGTGGGCAAACCATCGTTTAACGGTTTTGGGCCATTAAAATAATCTTCTAAAAGATCCTCAAGTTGTAACAACAGGTTGTTATAAATGGCTTTGTGCGTAATAAATTGTCGGTTGTAAAATCGATTGCTGTAGTTCAGCAACAGTTCTATTTGCGAAATGACCACATCATGGCTAAAATCATCTATTCTGCTCTTTAACTCATCATCAATGATTTTAAAAATAGCCATCATGGTCGATTTTTCCTCGGCAGAAAGATGTAATGCTTCATTGGCGGCGTAAGAAAAAAAGCCATATTGCTTCATTTTTTTAGCAAGAGGGTACGTCAACAGAAAGTCGGGGTGGATAAAAAAGATATAGCCCGATGCAGTGCTTTTTGGGCTTTCGAATACCTGATTTGGAGCGGTAAAAATCAGTCCACCTTCACCAAAGTCATAGTAGTTTTGACCGTATCTAGCCTGTCCGCAAAGCGTGGTTTTGTAAGCGATCTTATAAAAGTTTAAAATAAAGAAATCAAATGATTCGGCTGTTGGAATAGGGATCTCTTCGATATTTATAAAACTTATCAGGGGGTGGGAGGGCTTTGAAAGCCCAAAAGCACGATGAAAGTCCGATAAGGAATCAAATTTTCGTGGTATGTTTTCTTCTTTTCTCATGGATTAGTTGCTAGAAAACGACGACCGATAAGATAACAAATATCGGTCATCGTTAAAGTTAAAAAAATGCTTTAGTCTTATCAACCCTGCGCGGCATTGGATATCGCTTCCCATGCCTCCCATGTTGCCAACCGCTCATCGTAAGCCTTGCGTACGGAGGGCAATGTCTGGTTGCCCAGGAAAAGTCGTAGAGGTGGCTGCTCTGCATCGACCACTTTGAAAATAGCCTTCGGGGTAGCGTTGGGGTTTCCCCTTTCCAAGTTTCGAAGACCTTGCACAAATTGCCCTTTAAAGTCCGAGTAGATGTCAAGTCCATTGGCCATCTTTAATGATTCGGGACTGCCGAACTCGGTCGCATAGGAACCTGGTTCAATAAGGGTTACTTTGATACCAAAGGCCTCCACCTCTGCAGCCAAACTTTCATGAATGGCTTCAAATGCCCATTTTGTGGAACAATAGTATCCGATTACAGGCATCGATTCAAGACCCAGACTACTTGATACGCCCAATATGTGACCTCCACCTTGTTTGCGCAACAATGGTAGCGCTGCCTGAATAACAGAGAGTGCTCCAAAAATGTTGGTCTCGTAGAGTGCCCGGACATCGTCCAAACCTGATTCCTCGATCGTACCCACAAGTGAATAACCGGCATTGTTCAGAATGACGTCCAATCTGCCAAAATGATTATACCCTTTCTCGAGTACAGCCTTTACCTGATCCGTCTTTGTCACATCGAGTGCTAAGGTGAGCACCTTTTCGCCGTACTTTTCCTGTAAATCGGATATGCTCTCCAATCTGCGGGCTGTTGCCACGACTCGATCGCCGCGCTCGAGTGCGGCTTCCGTCCAAATACGTCCAAATCCACGGGAAGAGCCCGTGATAAACCAAACTTTATTTTCTCTTTGATATTCCATGATCTTAAATTTTAATGTTAGAACAATACAAAGTTCAATCATCACTTTTGCCCTCTTGTAGCCGAATTGGGGAAGGATGTAGCCAAAGTGAGGAAGTTGGGTTTATCGAATAAATTGCATCAGTGATTCATTTCAACTATCGGTATGCTTTCACTGTGTAGCACCACCATTTACCAATAGGTGTT contains:
- a CDS encoding helix-turn-helix domain-containing protein, coding for MRKEENIPRKFDSLSDFHRAFGLSKPSHPLISFINIEEIPIPTAESFDFFILNFYKIAYKTTLCGQARYGQNYYDFGEGGLIFTAPNQVFESPKSTASGYIFFIHPDFLLTYPLAKKMKQYGFFSYAANEALHLSAEEKSTMMAIFKIIDDELKSRIDDFSHDVVISQIELLLNYSNRFYNRQFITHKAIYNNLLLQLEDLLEDYFNGPKPLNDGLPTVHYLADQVNVSPNYLSDMLRSLTGQNAQQHIHHKLIEKAKEELSTTRQSVSEIAFVLGFEHPQSFSKFFKAKTKLTPLEFRQSFN
- a CDS encoding SDR family NAD(P)-dependent oxidoreductase; amino-acid sequence: MIELCIVLTLKFKIMEYQRENKVWFITGSSRGFGRIWTEAALERGDRVVATARRLESISDLQEKYGEKVLTLALDVTKTDQVKAVLEKGYNHFGRLDVILNNAGYSLVGTIEESGLDDVRALYETNIFGALSVIQAALPLLRKQGGGHILGVSSSLGLESMPVIGYYCSTKWAFEAIHESLAAEVEAFGIKVTLIEPGSYATEFGSPESLKMANGLDIYSDFKGQFVQGLRNLERGNPNATPKAIFKVVDAEQPPLRLFLGNQTLPSVRKAYDERLATWEAWEAISNAAQG